The following proteins are co-located in the Cryptosporidium parvum Iowa II chromosome 6, whole genome shotgun sequence genome:
- a CDS encoding protein with two PHD Zn fingers that is probably involved in chromatin function, translated as LYFIYCYMLNDRECIICNDVEEYAYNELTLVKCKNCDVFFHKICYGISNHNASSQGIVILCDPCQYELQIKGKQLNKLSSNKDLKCLICFNTGILKRVLIPQKFDLFQTSESKFNHLQNRAIWIHIECAIYSQDYITIHNWRTMSNIEILKPLIYINNKSCCFCNGNFGILRKCRFSQCMEYFHIHCLLKSPHYKRRNIKIEKNHLFEIYCHKHFKIQSQISLEQGQK; from the coding sequence TAGAGAATGCATTATTTGCAATGATGTTGAAGAATACGCATACAACGAATTGACTTTGGTCAAATGCAAAAATTGTGATGTCTTCTTTCACAAAATATGTTATGGAATTTCTAATCACAATGCTTCCAGTCAAGGAATTGTAATTTTATGTGACCCATGTCAATATGAACTTCAAATTAAAGGAAAACAactaaataaattaagttCAAATAAAGACTTGAAATGTCTCATATGTTTTAACACTGGAATCTTAAAAAGAGTACTAATACCacaaaaatttgatttatttcaGACTTCTGAATCTAAATTTaatcatcttcaaaataGAGCTATTTGGATTCATATTGAATGTGCTATTTATTCTCAAGATTATATTACTATACATAATTGGAGGACTATgtcaaatattgaaatacttAAACCtcttatttatattaataataaatcatgTTGTTTTTGTAATGGTAATTTTGGTATTCTTAGAAAATGTCGTTTTTCTCAATGTAtggaatattttcatattcattgtttattaaaatctcCCCATTATAAACgtagaaatattaaaatagagaaaaaccatttatttgaaatatattgtCATAAACATTTTAAGATTCAGTCTCAAATATCATTAGAACAAGGTCAAAAGTAA